TGCATAGCCGGTAAAGTGGCGCTATCAAACGTAACGATTGATTGCAGCAAGCTAATAGCGGTCTGATTGATTGCCGTAATGCTATTCGAATGTTCGCCGCCGCTTTCGAACGTTGACCACTGTCTGTGTCACTGTCAACATCAATTTCGTACGGTATTCCGGAAATCGCACGGTACTTCAAATTTCAAGCTATTTTCGATCTTCGATATCATTCATGCAATGTCACTGTGATCTGATTTTCCGTCCCACGTCTAACCGTAATCCATCGATACTGTGCCGGTGGCTTTATTACACGTAGATTGCAtcgttttacaaatttattccgCGCAATGGTTTCGTATCGAGCGGTTTTATGgacgataaaaatttgttttccctatttttaatctgtttttacAATGCGTTCGAAAGCTCGAAAACTATGCGGAATAACTTTCAGATTACCGCGTGTTGTTTTCGTTACGTGGAAcgaattcttttttctatttccgATAGCGTATGACATTGAGCGCAAACGGAAAACACGTTAGACTTATTTACATTCTCTCTGCCGTGCGATCGAGTTTCATCAAAATCGTTGGGCCGTGGTTTGTAAACATTCCGTACATTTTCCATAGAGCGCCCTGACGACAAGCAACGGCGCGCGTTTTCGGCGCAATATCGTTTTTCACGGATAGTTTACATACTACACTGATCGTCGGCGACGGTCTCGGGCGTCGGTTTAGGATCCGCCGGGCTCCCCATTGTAAACGTCTTTGGTGCCGTTTTCGATACTTGCATCCGCCCGCGTCGCGGACCGTGATTCAAGTCCCATTCCGCCTGTCTCCTTCGCCGTGAAGTGCTCGACTACTTCAAATTGATCATTCGATAACGCTATCGACGCGTCGGCGGTGTCCCATCCAGACGCGAGATCCGTCGCCAAGGGATCAATCCCGTTCGACGTTACCGCTGCGGGCGCTAACGGTGCAGCCGGCtgcatcgtcgtcgtcgtcgtcgccgtcgtcgtcccTTCTGTCGAGTGAACGACGGCGCTTTCAGCTTGCCTCATTGAATATTGAGCAGACTGCGAAGCTGCTACATCCATCGCCGATTCGCTGTCGCCCGTTCCGCGAAATTTCGCCGTGGCCATCACCGTTCTGCCAGCAATTTCCTTCACCGCCTATCGCGAGAGAAACGGAGAAAAATCGATTGCAAAGTCGATATGATGATCGCGATAACACGAACGTGGCTTGTAAGGCAATGCTGATAAATGATGCAGTGATGCGAGACTGATGATGATGGAACTAAAATGCGCCCGGCGCGTAGaatgaaagataaattatGTACTACAACATGACCGAAAGTGACTTTTCTTCTTTGATTTTCTTGTATAGGGATGTTCGATTTCAAATCgatttttgagaaaatcgTATTTTctcagaattatttatatgaacgATATATCGTTATCTGCATTATTCACTTCtttacactcaaaaaaatgatcttgcaataatagctaaaattttctaggtgtaaaaaattaactaaaacagataaatgattagcaactgttgtgatattgcatatgtaattacttaatcagtttagatgacagaaacagaatatatatctgtattgtttgtgaactttaaaaagaaagtttctctaaagcgcctatctatataagatcaatcacgtgttagatcatgcaatgaataacatttagcaatggtacctaaatttttcagaagctattgctagaacattactgctataaattttatatgtgacaaacaatgttttcacagatacgaaaaatagcgatacattcttgttgcgatatctagaaatctaactgcatcagcgaaatatttttttgagtgtagaAGAGCACGAAAGAGAATACAATTTGTTAATCGATTAGGgatgttttagaaaattgattttttctcaGAAAATCCTTATTGTATACTAGACATTACGATATCAGCCGCCGCCGCGATACTTGATTCCCCCATTTATTCCGACgttattattacttttctaaaatttaatattatgttttctCGAAGCATTAATCTTTTGCATTTCGCCTCGCCCACCGGTAAGCGGTAGAGCTAAGTATATAATCCGATATCTCCGAGAAAATTCTTGTATTCCCATAATGAGATTCGCGAGTATGCCGTGGGCAATAAAGAACCGTGCTTGCCGGAATTAACAGAGAACGCCCCTTATATCAcaagattaaaagaaaatattttatgagataGCTACTTGATCAGCGGTCTCTTTCCAATGCTTGTAATAAGACCTGTACAGGGTGGCTTGATGCGTAAAATTCTTCCGGAGCTCCATCATTTCTGCCTTGTTCTTTGGCATCTTAAGAGCCTGCAAATTAAACGACCGGCTCAATTAAGACGAAGCAtctcaaataaaagaaaaatgaaaaattatcagaCCAAGCACTCTTGTTTATGAAAAACAAGTAATAATCTCGCGATACGCGTTTCTTGTACGACGGAATATTATCAGAAAGTAATAACGTATTTTACGACGCAAAAACGATCTGATTTGTTCGAAATGTTGGAATTGTATTTTTGATTTATGCGTTATATTGTCATCTATCTAATGAACACACGCGCGCGGAGCATGGCGACGGTATCGGAGGACCATTGCGCCGTAACGGAACAAAGGAAGCCCGGGGAGTGAGCGACGCCACTTGGGAGCTCTTTGATTGCTCTTCTGTGAGACGCCGGGATCCGCGATTGCACGGGAATTACGCGCAGGCGAACGATCCGCCGGATAAGGTTACCCGAATCGTTTTCATTTGATCCGCTTCCTTCTCGGTTGCACGCGGAGTCGAGGGCTGCCACCTTGTCCCGATTGGCCAGGTCGTCGCGATCTTTCTTGCCCTCTCGCTTGcggtcgtcgtcgccgtcgtctcCTTTTCTTCACCACCTGCCTTTCCTTCAACAAAAGCCAATATTCCAGCAGACAATACCGAAGACTTTATTGTACAGGCGGGCGACGGTCCTGTACATCGGGCTCGCAGGTGAAATGAAATACGCGAAACGTCACGTGCAATTCGTATGTCAGATGGTGCGGCAGATTAAGCACGCGGCAGCCGCGGACGGATCTACGGGCAAACTGATGAATATGAAGATCCTCAGGACCCCGAACCGTGTCAGGCCCTGCGGAATAATTCCGCTTGTATGTCCTGTAATAATCTCGGAAATGtatgtgaatattttaaagctaTGTTATGAAACGGGATACCGTCGCTAAAAGTCACGTTAACTTTAATCTAGCTTCAAGATGGTTTATTGCTTCAAATTCGCACCAGCGCAATTTTCTTCGCTTCACAAAAGGGTTTTGGTATtgatccatttttttaaattacttttgttaTACTTTCCGGTTGAATAAATTCTGCAAGGTTTGCTTCTGCGGCGGCAAAGTCGGATGTACTCGTCTCTTCTCAGTCATCCTATCCTGCGGAAGCTCATTACCCACCCCTGACATACGTGGAACTGCACGTGGCGAAATAATCTCACGACAACACACGTTCGCAGAAAGATTGTACGGTCGCCGAAATTGTTGCGGATTACTTCGGTATTGTCGTGAGTTTTTTCGGCAGTTTTTCGCCGATAAAATGTGTTGTTTGTCATCGCGTTCGGAAATTCGCTTTCTTCTTTAACGATACTTTCTCAGTTGGTGAAACATCGTTAACAACTTTGTCATTGACGACTCCGCTTTTTGCGGGAACGTAAGAGCAGTTTCTTTCTCCTCGCCTGAGAGGGCAGTCGGGATTGATTAGATTGTCATAACATTTACTGACCGCAGTCACCAAAAGGATTTTCTCACAACGAGACACCCTTTTGATCAGATTTCTCGGGAAGCGTGgtacaatagaaaatattaacatataccCTACGCATGGCGCaacattatcattttaatctttataaaaagctAATGCCTCATTTGGGAAATAATACCTTTAATAACGATCGCAATTTTGATTAAACGCGTTTGCGTCACATTTAACTCGGCTTTACGTGGTTTAATGCGaaactttgatattatattaaatacataaaatccTGCGGTGAATCAGCCGGGTACCACATTCTGGCAAAATCCCTTCTGTGAAGCCACATAAAATCTGTTTAGGACAATGTAAAAGCCATGAATGACTCATGACCGACATTGGAAACAATACGCGTGGCTTTGGATTGCGCGCGCGTTTATAtcgaaaataatacattttctgACCTACAATAGTATAATCGTATCGCGCACTCTGCATTGGGGAATATGGAGTCTCGTGTACCACTATTTCGTTTGCTTTTAGCGGCAGTAAAACGCTCCCAATCTTTTGTCTTACAATCGTGATACGTATAGTGAGGTGCGCAACACAAGCGTTTTCACGTACCGTCAAAGAGATCGGGGGATGCGCCTTCCTTTTTCGTCTCCGCTGGCATCACATTATCAGGGATTTTGTCATACTTAGCGTTTACCtataaaatgtaagataaaCACTACTGCATTAAAGATCATGAAATCTCGGATAGCGCACTTGAAGAGAAACGAGATGAATAAATACTATGTCGGATACTTGGAAATTTTTCGTCTTTCGCGCTCTTTTTCCGGTATTCTtcctcttaaaatattttggggcaagaaaagaaatttgcgaggaatgaaaaaatgtttttaaaaattacattatgcTATTTGCATTATTGCTGGAGAGAATTGATGTTAAATTATGCGAAATACGGCTGTATATCGGAAATATAACATATCGCTATTTTTTGAAGAGTGCACAATATCGTACTTGCAAGCGATGTCTTCAAATATTGACAGCAAATATCATTCTTATTTCTGACCTAAATTTTCAAGCAAACATATTCGCATTTCTTTCCTTACAATTTCACCACAAATGGTTGAtgttaataatactttttattgcatttagaCCATTTGTAAGTACACGCATTTCGGATTTCGTGCTCGTAAATACATCACCGTTAATGAAAAGATCAATTATCTTCTATTTATCAGATTCTGTCTGTCTGATTGATCGAAGAAAACATATACAGTGAAAATAGTGTCTCGAATAAAACCTTCGCACCTACACACATCTACACATAATGCGCGACTCTAAGAAAAGCTTTGACAGGTCGTTACGCGAGAGATTAATTGAGGCTAAGCTCGatctttattatatgtacGTTCGAAGAAAGCATGCTGTATTTCTAGGAGAATAATCTCTGATTTAGCGTCGCGAGATATTGCCGTCCTTTCGCGAATCCTAATATCGATGGTCAGCTTTATCGGAACGATAAACGGAAACTTCAGATGATTCAATGTTCGAAATCCTTGTTCCGTAACTCAAGTAGAAAATCACGATGTGAAACTGTACAGATATTGGTTACGATATACCAGTTATTTAGGACAgggatttaaaaatttctgtttttcgATAATTCGATACGTTTATACGCTGATAAttgagatataaaattatttagtgcgaatatttatttatgtatatcatattagatcaataaattaatattgaacaaaattgtaatataaaatttattttattttttgattttagTGAATTGAGATacttatatttcaataattatttgataatttaatttttaataataatattttttcaacaaatttaaatCTAGAATTTaacgtattttaatttttctaaaagatattttatacatcgTTCACATCCGATTAATCTTTATCTACGTATAAAATTGCGAAGCTCGGTCGTAAATCTGAATTGAGGATTGGTATATCATCCGCATTAGCATAATTCTTTTAGatttgtgtaataattttaaacgtaaTATTACACTCATGCATGCAGTGTGCATATTTCACACTCATACATACTGTGGCATCTCTCGCCGTAAAACAATACGACGCAGTCACCGATACGGTCAACTTGCACATATCGCTGCATTACATCTGGTTTCTTATTACACAGCTGTCTGGTTATATCAACATAGCAACAATATCTAAGAAACATAAAAaggatatataatatattcaggCAGCGGGACTTTATTCTTCGAGTATCTTGCAAAGTTTCCTCAGCAAAAAATTTGCCCGAAACTTGGCTGGGGGCTTATTTAAGTCCTTAATATCGGGAATTAAAGTTCTGGCGTTATAAGTTCCGAAGATATAAATGATGTAAAAGAACATACAATTCTTAATTCACAAAATTCAGCTTAGCCGGGGTACGTATCGATTCCGAGTATCTCAAtcatcaatttattaatacagtTTAAAGTTGTATCGTCTTAAAGCCGATCTAATATTGTAAGGCGAATTCAGCTGCTGTAAAGTGTAACATTGATGCGGCACAGCTTTCTCAAATATCGATATAGCAAGATAGCATCGCTACTTACGGTGGATTCTATCCTCCTCCCCCCAGGGACATGGTCCGCGGCCATTTGCAGACGCTCGGCTATCCGCGCGATCAGATCAATGTGCGCCCGTAGCCACTTGTGCCACTCGTCGGCTATCTCGGCGACGCTGGTAAGCCATACCATCCAAACCCGTAGCTTCTCCGACGGCACGGCGTAGAGACGTAACATCGTCCGCATGACCTCCCTGTCATTACTTTGTATCAGATAAAGTGCAAGTTTCGCCGTCGATGGAATGGAAACAATAACGGCGGAGACGGCGCGTTGATATCAACGCACGTGTACGAACGGGAAATACGCTATTGTTGCGGATATTAGGTAGTTTTCCGCTTAGGTAGTCGACCGCTTTCGCATTATATTAACTACAATTATGCGAATGCATGCGCGTACATGCGCCGAGTGTATACGCGACAGCATTGACGCTCTTATATAAAGCATTCTCGAAGTGTTCCCGCCATTCTATAACATTTGTGCAGATAGatcgatttatattatttatacaacagaaagaatataataaagatataatgtttaaacgtttttttttttataagatggATAACTTTTAGcgttttctttactttatatcgtttttatttttaactgaaaaagcattttaaagtcacaatcaaatattgtattaatagtCTACATGTGTTTAGACAAGTGTACTTTTTTTACGACAAAAACTTTTAGATAACAAAAACTTGTTGTGTTAGTAATCCTATTTCAAAACTAACAAGTCTGACGACTGTATTGAGTCGATACCACATGTGTCATTACGcgcatttgaaaaaaatggcGTAAACCGAAACGGGCGGGTGGAAAATACGCGCGGAAAATACGACGAGACCTGATTTCCCACGGTGTAAATTCACGTTATGAATACCGCAAAACCACGTTGGAGGCTTCACGGcgctcatattttttttttaccgttGCGATGACGGAAATAAACAATGATCACATGTAGCGAGTAGACCGGACAGGAAATTGGATACGcacgatatacatatatgtatatacgatCGCGGACAAAGAAATCACATTTGCTGTGCAAACGCAAGTAGAACTTTATGtgcaatacaatttttacaaaatgcgaATTCGTCAGGAATCGTGTAAAAGTGTTGCGCAATCgtagaaaaaagattttgcaAGTGGAAGATCTCGCAAGAGATGGACACGGTGAGTTTCCTGTTTTTCGCCCGACCTCGATTTGCGTCATTCAACCTACACCTTGGACTAAAATTACCGATCAGCAATCATCAAACTATTTCGAGGTGGGATTCACGAATTACGCGTAAACGAATGAAATCTTTTCGATGCGCTCGACGTCACGATAACATATTTCAATTGATTTTCGAATCGgactgaaaatatatattgacaaatttttaattgcaaggattttcaagaaaatatatctCACTTCCATTGTGATTtatcgtaatttattattgtttttctttttattcttagaAAATGTGCCCTGCTAGTGAAAATTAAGAATCAAAGTACACATCTATACTACAATTATTTCGAAGCAatcaaacattaattttctatacttttactttgaaaataaagGAACAAAAGAACATTGTTTTCGACAAATTTATTGCTATGGTCAGCGCGCGGCAAAGTGGCTCAACCGAGTTAAACGTGCACGAAATAggtagtaataaaatatttttcaaacacaTAATGGAAGTAGATACGGCTGTGTATTGTCAGCCGGAAAAATTGTCTTACTCGCTAGGTTCCGTGAATGTCAGCTCCATCTCTTCGAGCGATGCCACTTGAATATCCTCCTGtggaacaaaataaataattaaaatgcagcGTGCAATCGAATGCAAATTtcaatgtataatacataatcgattttgtttaaaacgcgTACGGGTATAATTTTGCCCGCATAAAATTTTagcttgaaaaaatttttgaaacttgCAACGCGCAACCATTcactataaatgcaaattcTATAAGCGGATTTCGGAATATCAATTTACAACGTTATTGCGTGAAATTATTActgtcatatattatattacattctaCTGTTCGCTATTATTAGAAACTTTGAAACACGcggtaaatatttaatagctGCTAAATTATACGTTTCGCGGGAACTGTTAAAGacaaatataattcataaGATTGCTACACGGTGCCGGCGGGATGAAAGCTCGAGTCATTTCTACTTTGTAAGTACCGTACTACGGTCTATTGTTACCGAAAATTTCTACAATCAGCGCCTATTGCATAATCTACATACGTACCGAACAGCCAATAATCGCTAAGCCGCCTAGCTTAAGCAGCCTATAACCATTAATACGGACTAATAATCCTGAAACAATTAACCACCTGCTAGATACTAACCAACCCTTACGTTGCCCGATAACATCGTGATTCTCATTTTGATGAACTAAATGTCACGAACTTGGGCGCAACGGCGCAAAATTACGAAATGAAAGAAACATAACTCGCCCGCGCAGCTGTGTattcaattttacattataaattgctGCGGTTTCATAGGGAAGAGCATAGCACAGCGCGGAAATACATAATTCGAATGCAATTGTTTGGATTTGTGAGTTATCTGAACACATTACGTATTCCCTAATATAGACTGATGCTATTCAAATCACTCGTAACGTATCACCTGACGCACGCCCGCGATGTCAACCACGGCAAAATTAACGGACCGTGCAATGACGTTTTGCAATGACAAAGGTATTCACTAGCAAATACCTACGGTGATGAATTTTAGTTCAATCCGCGCGTTGCGCGAGAGAGAACAATGGATGCCAGATAAGGTCGTCAAAATGTATAGAGCGGTAGGTATAAATTATCCTTTACACGCACATGAATATGAATGCGCGGAAtggattttatattataaaattgcaggCTTGCATTGGAAATTGAAGGCTGAAGAAATTGATACCTGAGAGTCGATGTCTGTAATGGTTAAATTTCTAGCTAATGATGAACACGTTCATCGAGTTAATAAGTTATAAGGTTGCCCAATCgcgagtaaaataattaagcgGTCGAGtgattaacatttaaataattattgttatatgaaGTGTAACGGGATTGATGTTAAAATTCGCGCAAATTGCCtgtaagaattttctttttaattatatcgagCGCTTAATTACATCTGAAATAACAGGATTTTAATTACGTTTTATCATTTAGAGACAAATGGAACGTTATGCTTCAGTCACAAATTGCAGTAATTGTACGTTGCatgcataattaaaatgttcacAGATGAGacgataaatgataaatttaatgcgattatataaaatgtgcaataaataattattacctgttttatttaatcgcattgaatttattataattattattattgtaacaatattatatatgccTAGAGAAATTTAGATATGTATCATCACATTAATAGGACCTTTGATTCTACGAATAATGCAACACGCTTAATAATTAGTAACATTCATAATTAACTTgctatatgttattaatataccGTTTAATACGTTTTAACATATGCTGcagtgtattaaaattttatccgaGCGAGATAATACTCTTCTGTTGtcaatgttaatattattcgtGTCGATTtggttatttattatatataaaaaaatattaaaaaatttatataaaaatctcgatttcaataaaatcacagataaataaagtaacggcaatctctttttctctttcaatacaattaactttatcaaattattttacaaaaaatgtatagcGAGgagaattttgaattattatttggaagaaaaatgctaacttgaaaaaatttcattcgtTTTGCTACCAGTGTTCGACAAATGCGAAAAATACGGAAAGCAATCATTTTACTGAAAAACGGCGATACTTGGTGGAAAATCGCTATCTGCGGAACCGTTTCGACAATAAACAGTCTCTTTTGTACTCAATTCCCCGAGTGCGAGCGCTGGTGTGAATCTAAACGTCAAAAGTTTCGCAACAGATTGGAGTCGTGAGCCGGCGGTGAAATTAAGTCTGTCGCACTCTCGCTGCGGTGTTATGAATAACCCGCTGGCGATGGAAATAAGACACGTAGAACCATAATAATCGCGATTCTCGTACCATGCACGGTGATACTGCAATAAATAGTTTGATAAGTGAGGATGAGCCGTCTCCTAACGCGACATTTGGCCATAAATTAGATCGAGATATATTTTCCATCAGGTATGAGTCGCGCCGGCAGCGGAACGTGTCTGTCGTACATTCGTGCAGTTATAAATAACCCGTGGGCGATAGTGAAAATAGCAGCCAGGACCGTAATACACGTAGCCCTAAGTAGCGCCGAGTGATGCAAAGTACGAAATAGGTTCGCCAAGATGGATTTGAAGgtgaaattttttcatatctgAATTTCGCGACGAGTCAGTATGAGAATATTAAAGCGGATAGTTCACTTGATAAAATTACTCAAGCTTCCCCGAACGCGAAATATTGTTCGGAAAATATTGGTAGATATCTGTATTTCAAGtgtatttcatttttcatgccaattatatttttcatgttaattACGACTCAGATAaatgttgttttttatttgcgcAATATCGCCAGTTTGATTAATTAACGTAAACAAGtgaagtaatttaataaatgatcaatttttttttttgaacaatGGTAATTACCGTCCTATATATAAGCCATCCGGATAATGTGACATAATTCCAAGGACCACGACGGGAAACACCTGTTTGGCCAAGCGTATACAGGCGTATTGTTAGTTCGACGAGCCCTTTGTTTCGGTTCATGTAGCCATTTACGTTAAACGGCTGGTAGGGATATAGGTCTCTCCGTACAATGTGCATTGTGTGGTATGACCGATGAtaaacttcaaaatttcttCTCCAAGTCTATCACATTCTCAACGTCTCGTTGTCAGTTTGATCGCGTCAACAGACGTTACTTATTTAAACGGtagaaattggaaaattacAGAATGAGACAATAGAAAAATGGTATCatgattaaataatgcaaagtcggtgtgatataatttcaaaaagtattaatagacattttgttaaataagGAATATATCTAAgcttgattaaattaaaagattgcTATGCTTTTGTTGAAATGTTGTAATATAGCGATGATAGatatagagaaatataattatcttgcaatagcaattataatattaattaatacttattataatgttaatttatatttaaattttctgtattttttatatataatatatttaattacaatgttaattataattatataaattagctcattaatttttagtagCTTCATgcatatcaatatattattgcatttttaagaAGAAAGACGAAGCTGAATTGGCGTAGTAATTGTCAATGATTTCATACATGTTTGTCTCAGAGTtagaaaataacaatttcgtGCCACGGGCAAGCTAACTGCGACCTCGGCGTATTTTTCATCTCGATCGATGTTTGAGTCGACGGAATTTCATCAAGATTGATGTTGAATACCGTATAAATTTCACTTGCAAAACATCGAGAAATTGTTCCGCAGGTATTTCTCCCAAGGTCGCCATCGTCGGGCGGATTAAATGATCACGTGGAGATATTAATATCGTCAGTAAACAGTAACTTGCCAAAATATTCCAAAGGtttcaaagattatttttgacGATCGCCGATGTCTAgtgacatatatttaatacaatgcGACAAACTCGCTATAAAGAAAAAGACTTGATACGTTGAACACCCAAGTAaatgaagagagagaaagagaaagacactaataattattcatgacAGTTTATAAATAAGGCACAGATGTGACATTCGTGTTGAGTATTACTTCCATCGCTTTAACGATTCAATCGACATTGTCGTTTTACGTCATTCACTTCGCTTTCGAAGACACGCTGAAATCTCGTCACGGCAGCAGCTTGAAATTGCAAGGCGAGTAGTCGAGCTGTATCAGGCGGCAGTCTGCCGTGGGAGAAACGGGCACATTTTAGAAACGGAGTGAGTGTTTGACTGACTGACTGACTGACGCAGCTAGGTCTCGCTTACGCAACAATGCGCAACGACATTCCGTTCGATGCATTAC
This window of the Linepithema humile isolate Giens D197 chromosome 1, Lhum_UNIL_v1.0, whole genome shotgun sequence genome carries:
- the LOC136997776 gene encoding uncharacterized protein, whose protein sequence is MKTIRALKMPKNKAEMMELRKNFTHQATLYRSYYKHWKETADQAVKEIAGRTVMATAKFRGTGDSESAMDVAASQSAQYSMRQAESAVVHSTEGTTTATTTTTMQPAAPLAPAAQESAKREGAKQLVADVIRADEDIPYFFYLRVEPDVDIAIQCNDERAISPDSDRERISANRKYLYFNLTDEPEAEQLGL